ATTGATTTGGCCCCATATTTTGGCTCGGTTGTCGGTCGAGTGGCTGGAAGAATCAGCAACTCACAGTTTGAACTAGATGGGGAAGTTTACCGGGTGACCCCTAATGAGGATCCAAACCATCTACATGGAGGTAAGAAGGGCTTTAATTCTGTTATCTGGAAAACGGAAAGCATTGAAACGGAAAATGCTATAGGGTTAAAATTTTTCTATCGGAGCTTGGATGGAGAAGAAGGATATCCTGGAAATTTGGATACGACCATCGTCTACCTTTTAAATAATCAAAATGAGCTGAGCATTTCCTATGAAGCGGTGACAGATCAAAAAACAATCGTGAATTTAACGAATCATTCTTATTTTAATCTAAGCGGCAATTTAAAGAGAGATTGTTCCGAGCACATTCTACAATTAGAAAGTAACTGCTTTTTAGAACTTGGGTCCGATTTAATACCTACTGGAAGAATGATTGAATCTAGTAATACCCCCTTTGACTTTAAGCATGGTCGTTTGTTGAAGACGGGAATGAAATCCTCTTATCCACAAAATGTGCTTGCGGGCAATGGTTATGACCATCCGCTTCTTTTTACAAAAAAGGGAGAAAATACAGTGGTGTTAAGTGAAAAAGAGAGTGGCAGGACGTTATTAGTTACAACAGATCAGCCATGCGTGGTCCTTTACACAGCAAATCAACTAGAAGGTCCCTTTTCAATCGCAGGTGTTCGAGCGAGGAACTACTTAGGTGTGTGTCTAGAAACGCAAGGACTGCCAGATGCTATTAACCAACCTGATTTTCCAACTATTGTTTTAAACCCTGAGGAAGTATATCATGCCACAACAAAATACCGCTTTTTTTCTAATACAATAGGAGTTTAATGAATGGCGACAATTAAGGATATTGCAGAATTAGCAGGAGTTTCAATCGCAACGGTATCCCGCGTATTAAATTATGATAGTTCTTTATCTGTTGGTGATGAAACAAAAAAGAGGATATTTGAGGTTGCGGAGCAGCTTTCCTATAAAAAGAAACCAGCTAGAAAACTAGAGACCGGGAAAATTGCACTTTTACAATGGTATACAGAAAAAGAAGAATTAGAAGATTTATATTATATGTCGATTCGTTTGGGTGTCGAAAATCAATCCAGACAAATGGGCTTTTCTGTAGCTAAGTACTTTCAAGACAACTATGCGGATTTAAAACAGGATGAGATTCAAGGTCTTATCGCAATCGGGAAATTTAGCAATAAACAAATAAAGGATATGGTATCCATCACAAATAATATCGTTTTTGTGGATATCTCACCCGATGAAGAAAAATTTGATTCCATTGTGATTGATTTTGAAAAGGCGACTAAAAAGGTCATTGATCATTATTTAAAACACGATCATGAGAAGATTGGGTATATTGGCGGAAGAGAAGTATTCAGGGATAAGACATCGACCATCGAAGACCTGAGAGAAGTGACCTTCAAATCCTATTTGGCAGAAAAAGGGATAATGAATGAAGCGTTTATGTACGTTGGTTCATTTTCCGTTGACGACGGTCATTCACTCATGAAAAAAGCCATTCATGAGCATGGGGAAAACCTGCCGACCGCTTTCTTTGCAGCGAATGATTCTCTGGCAGTTGGAGCACTCAGGGCTCTATTGGAAGAAGGGATTCCTGTTCCAGGCCGAGTGAATATCATCGGCGTTAACGACATCAGCATCTCCAAATATGTCTTTCCATCATTAAGCACGGTGAAAGTATTTACTGAACTAATGGGAGAAACAGCCGTCAACACCCTGGTAGAAAGATTCGAAGGACGGAAAATAGCCAAAAAAATAACCATTTCCACCCAACTCATCATAAGAGACAGCAGCTCCTAAAAATTGATATAAAAACACAAATGTCCACCTGAGGTGGACATTTGTGTTTTTATGGTGACAGGCACCATTTGGCATTGTCGATTTTTGGTATATTCCGTATAATATTTTTTATCTAGACTGGAGATGTAATGGAGTTGTTTTATGAGCAGGTTGACTAAGGTGGCATATGGTGTTGGGATTTGGTTTTTTCTTGTGAGCTGTGCCTTTTCTGTATTTTATGGCTACAAGGTTGTTAGCCATGATTTGCCTGCAGAGGATAAAACAGTAGAAAAGTATAATTATCATTTTGTGCTGGTTCCAGAGGAGCTTGACAATGATTATTGGCGGCTTGTTGAAGAAGGGGCACAGAAGGCTGCGGAGGAACATGGTGTATTATTGGAATATGCTGGACCGAAGCAGGGTAATATCGATGAACATTTAAAAACGATTGAAATGTCAATGGCTTCTAAAGTGGATGGTATTATTACTCAAGGCTTGAGTGATGAGCAATTCACACCGTTAATTAATAGAGTCGTAGAAAAACTACCTGTCATAACCATTGATACAGATGCGGCCAATAGTAACCGGATGGCTTATATTGGAACTGACAATTATTATTCTGGTTTTTTGGCAGGTAAAGCTTTAATTGAAGATACAATTGGTCAGGCAAACGTGGCCATTATTACCGGGAGATTTTATGCGAACCACCAGCAGCAGCGTGTTCAGGGTTTTCGTGACGCAGTGGAAACTGAAGCGGGAATAAAGATTATTACGGTAGAAGAATCTGAAATTAGTCGAGTTCGAGCGGCAGAAAAGGCTTATCAAATATTGATGGATTACCCTGAAGTCAATGCGTTCTATGGAACAAGTGCACTAGATGCAATAGGAATTGCTCAAGTAGTAGATAAGTTTAGGGAGCCGGATCAAGTTTATATTATTGGATTCGATACATTGCCCGAAACACTTAAGTACATTACGAAAGGTACGATTAAAGCTACGGTGGTCCAAGAACCTTTTGAAATGGGCTACGAAGCAGTAGTAATGATGATAGATCTAATTGAAGGCAAGAAGGTTCCTCCCGTTATTCACACGAATACTCGGATTATGAGAGAAGAAGATTTACCTGATATTCATCGGGCCATGGGGGAGGAATACTGATCATGTTATTTCGAATTCGATCGAAATTATTACTCTATTTCATTGTCCTTGTCGTGCTGTTAAGTTCTGTTGGCGTCCTTTTTTATCAAAGTAGTGAAAACCTAATAAATGAATATGATGATAGTTTTGAACGGTTTCTTATGTTAAATGATATCTCACAAAGAACTACCGTAATTACGGAAAACCTGAAGGGGTATTTGCTAGATAAGGAAAGCACCTATTTAAAAGACTATAACCTTGAAAAATCTAAGTTGCTGAATGACCAATGGCTTTTCAATAAAGAAATGAAATCGAATGATATGGCAGTTATTAACTACCAAAATATGATAAACAGCTTTCTAGAAGAATGTGACGCAACGATAGAAGCTTTTCATAAAGACAATATTAACGATTATTCGAACCACTTAAACGAAGCAATAAAAATAGCAGGATTCCTTCAAGAAAGTACGCTTGCACTCCTAAATAATAAGCTGACAGACTATCAAAATTTCTATGATCAAATGGAAAGGCAAAATCATTATTATAAATTATTGTCTTTTTCCCTTTTCTCTTCTGCCTTTTTTCTTAGTACATTGATTGCTCTTTGGATCTCAGGCGGTATTACAAAACCAATTACGCTATTATCCGAGGCAGCCCGGCAAATATCAAAAGGTAATCTTTCAGGTGAAGATATTAAGATAACGACCAAGGATGAATTAAAGCCCTTAACCGAAACCTTTAACCAAATGCGTTCAAATCTTAGACAATTGGTAAAAGAAATAAAGCAGAAATCGGAGCTTGATAAGCTCCTAAAAGAAATGGAGCTAAGAAGTCTTCAAAACCAAATTAATCCACATTTCCTATTCAATACTTTGAATACGGTTTCAAAAATGGCTTACCTAGAGGATGCGGAGCATACTTCTAAATTAATTGAATCTGTTGCAGTATTACTGCGCTATAACCTAGGCGGCGATTTGAATAAAGCTGCCACTCTAAGGGACGAAGTATCTATTGTAAAAGAGTACTTCTTTATTCAACAAACAAGATTTGGAGACCGGATTCAATTCATTACCGAAATTGAAGAGGATTGTTTGGATATAGAAATTCCTAGTTTAACACTTCAGCCATTAATCGAAAATGCATTCATACATGGTGTTGAATCGTATGAGGAAAATGCAGAGATCCGACTTCATATTTACAAAAGTAATGACAGGATTAATGTGGCAATAGTAGATAATGGGGATGGAATGGATGAAATCACCCAAAATAGATTGCTAAACTATGTTAGCGGAATAGAAATGGAAGAAGTATATGAACACAATAAATCAAAAGGTCATTCGACTGGTATAGGCGTGAAAAATGTAATTCGCAGGCTTCAGCTTTTTTACAATCAAAAAGACATTATTGAAATACATTCAGAGTTAGGTAAAGGGACAAAGTTTACACTGACCATTCCAAACGTTGCAAAAGGAGGAGAAGAGTTTGTTGAAAGTTCTAATTGTGGATGATGAGGTTCTAGAGCGAAAAGCATTGACGAGGATTATTAATAGCTCTTCTGAGGGCGTAATGGTAATTGGTGAGGCGCCTAACGGAAGAAAGGCGATTGAAATGGCTAGAGAACTTAAGCCTGATATCATCTTTATGGATATAAAAATGCCCGGAATAGATGGAGTTCAAGCTGTTAAGGAAATCAAAAGCACTGATCCATGCATTCGATTTATCATGGTTTCAGCCTTTAATACGTTTGAATATGCCAAGGAAGTTATGCAGCAGGGTGTAAAAGAATATATCTTAAAACCTAGTAGAAAACAGGATATACTCGAGAGTTTACAGCGTGTTTCAGGTGAGATATTTGAAGAGCGCAGGTCTATGAAAGAAAAGCAAAGCTTGATGGAGAACCTAGACCGTGCCGTTTCCATAGCCCAGAAAGAGTGGGTGTCTTCATTAATCCTAAACCAAGTCCAAGATATTTCCTTTGATGAATGGAGTCAGTTGTTAGGGGTAGAAATTACTTCTGGTTATATAATGCTGTTTTCCCTCTTGCCCAAGGAAAAAGGAGAATTTCACTTACAACTAAAGCAAAACTATTATTTATGGCTTAAGGATGTCTTGAAAACAGAAGTGAAAAAGGAAGAAGTCATGGTAGGACCAATGACAGATTCTCAAGTACCTGTATTATTCCTTTGTAAAGAACTACCGGAAAAGGTGCATTTTAAAACAAATGCACAGCATACCATTGAGAGTCTATTTAGTTCTTTTCAAAAAAGCCAAATAAATGCGGATTTAAGAATAGGGATAGGACTCCCATATAGTCATGGCCATGAGCTTAATAAATCTTATCATGAAGCGGTAGTTGCTTTACAGCAGCTATTAAAAACTTCAAACCGAAAATATTTATTTAGCAGTAAACAAGGGGCCGGTGAGCTGCCTTCCGTTTCGGATGTGCTGGAAATAGAGAAAAAATTGCTGGATGGTGTACGACAAGGTGATCTAAATCAAGTTATGTTTTTATTTGATTCGTTTGTAACCAAACTGACCGGTAACAAAGCATTAAAGGCTGCAGTAGTGAAAAAATCTTTTGATGAATTTTTTATTCTCCTTTCACGAATGATGCATGACTTAGGGATACACTTTGAAGGTTCCTTGACGATTGGCGAGGTAGAGGATTGTAACTTAATTCTAGAAAAAGGAAAAGCTAATTTACTGGCAGTTGTCAAGCATGTTCAGCTTTGGAGGAACAATCATGCGAAGGGAATGCTGCATAAGGCAAAAGAATATATTGAAAATCATTATGCAGAGTCCATTACGTTGGAACACGTAGCAGAATATGTGGAGCTAAGTCCCTTTTATTTAAGTAAATTATTTAAAGATCGATTTGGGATGACCTTTATCGATTACGTAACCGAAATAAGAATAAAACAGGCAAAGCTGCAAATGGTGGATGCTGCTAAGAGTTTAAAAGAAATATGCTATTCTGTCGGCTATAAGGACCCGAATTATTTTAGCCGTGTGTTTAAAAAACAGACGGGCTTATCCCCAACCGAATTTCGCAAGGAAACGGTATGTTAATTGAATGATAGTAACAAAGACTGATTCGTAAATGAATTGGTCTTTTTTTACGTGAACAAAAAAGTCTAGGAAAACGCAAATTAGTGCTATAGGTTAGAACTATTGAACGAAATCACCCGGTGCTAATATATGTGTAAGGGCTTTCAATAAGGTAAAGGTAAGCGAAGTTTACCAGAGCTTTTACTAACTAGCAAAAGGAGAAGGATGACATGTTTAAAAAGAAAAAAGGGTTAATTCTATCATTAACAGTTGCGTCTAGTATTCTATTAGCGACTGGCTGCGGCGGTACAGAAAAAAGTTCAACGGATTCTGGAAAAGGCAAGGACGGCGACCTTCCAGCAGTGGGTGCAACCATTTATAAATTCGATGACAACTTTATGTCCTATGTTCGTCGTGCAATGGAAACTGCAGCAGATGGAAAAGTGAACTTAATGCTGAATGACTCTCAAAATGACCAAGCCAAGCAGGTTGAACAAGTAGACACGCTTATCGCAAAAGGAGCAAAATCACTGGCAATCAACCTTGTAGACCCTAAAGCAGCACAAACCATCATTGATAAAGCAAAAGTAAAGGATATTCCTGTTATCTTCTTTAACAAAGAGCCAGATGCAAGTGTATTAAAAGGCTACGAAAAAGCTTACTATGTCGGAACAACTTCATCTGAATCAGGTGTACTTCAAGGTGAATTAATCGCTAAGGCTTGGGAAGCAAATAAAGAAAAATGGGATAAAAATGGTGATGGAAAGCTTCAATACGTTTTATTAAAAGGTGAACCAGGGCACCCAGACGCAGAAGCGCGTACTAAGTTTGTTGTTGATACCTTGAAGGAAAAAGGTATTGCGGTAGATGAACTAGCTCTAGATACAGGTATGTGGGATGCAATGAAAGCAACAGAAAAAATGGATGCTTGGATTGCAAAATATAACGAAAATATCGAATTTGTTATTGCGAATAACGATGGTATGGCATTAGGTGCCATTGCTTCTCTTGAAAAAGCAGGGTACTTCTCAGGTGATAAGTTTATGCCAGTAGTAGGTGTAGATGCGATACCAGAAGCACTTGAAATGATTGAAAAAGGAAAAATGGTTGGTTCAATCTTAAATGATGCGAAAAACCAAGGTGCAGCCACCGTTGAACTTGCTGCAAATGCTGCAAACGGTAAGGACGTATTGGAAGGAACTGAGTGGAAATTAGACGACGCTAAAGCGGTTCGAGTTCCTTACATCGAGGTTACAAAAGAAAATATCCAAATAGGTAAAGACGCATACAAGTAAGAAAAGCGGAAGCGCCTAGTCCGAGGATAGCCTCTATGGCGCTCCTCGAACGAAGGAAAAGGATTACTTCTTTTCCTTCGTTCGGGGCAATGTTTCAAGTTAATTATTTGAAACAGGACTGATGAAATCAAATTTTATTATATAAAAAATGCATGTTA
This Neobacillus sp. YX16 DNA region includes the following protein-coding sequences:
- the mglB gene encoding galactose/glucose ABC transporter substrate-binding protein MglB, producing MFKKKKGLILSLTVASSILLATGCGGTEKSSTDSGKGKDGDLPAVGATIYKFDDNFMSYVRRAMETAADGKVNLMLNDSQNDQAKQVEQVDTLIAKGAKSLAINLVDPKAAQTIIDKAKVKDIPVIFFNKEPDASVLKGYEKAYYVGTTSSESGVLQGELIAKAWEANKEKWDKNGDGKLQYVLLKGEPGHPDAEARTKFVVDTLKEKGIAVDELALDTGMWDAMKATEKMDAWIAKYNENIEFVIANNDGMALGAIASLEKAGYFSGDKFMPVVGVDAIPEALEMIEKGKMVGSILNDAKNQGAATVELAANAANGKDVLEGTEWKLDDAKAVRVPYIEVTKENIQIGKDAYK
- a CDS encoding sugar-binding protein, with the translated sequence MSRLTKVAYGVGIWFFLVSCAFSVFYGYKVVSHDLPAEDKTVEKYNYHFVLVPEELDNDYWRLVEEGAQKAAEEHGVLLEYAGPKQGNIDEHLKTIEMSMASKVDGIITQGLSDEQFTPLINRVVEKLPVITIDTDAANSNRMAYIGTDNYYSGFLAGKALIEDTIGQANVAIITGRFYANHQQQRVQGFRDAVETEAGIKIITVEESEISRVRAAEKAYQILMDYPEVNAFYGTSALDAIGIAQVVDKFREPDQVYIIGFDTLPETLKYITKGTIKATVVQEPFEMGYEAVVMMIDLIEGKKVPPVIHTNTRIMREEDLPDIHRAMGEEY
- a CDS encoding response regulator; translation: MLKVLIVDDEVLERKALTRIINSSSEGVMVIGEAPNGRKAIEMARELKPDIIFMDIKMPGIDGVQAVKEIKSTDPCIRFIMVSAFNTFEYAKEVMQQGVKEYILKPSRKQDILESLQRVSGEIFEERRSMKEKQSLMENLDRAVSIAQKEWVSSLILNQVQDISFDEWSQLLGVEITSGYIMLFSLLPKEKGEFHLQLKQNYYLWLKDVLKTEVKKEEVMVGPMTDSQVPVLFLCKELPEKVHFKTNAQHTIESLFSSFQKSQINADLRIGIGLPYSHGHELNKSYHEAVVALQQLLKTSNRKYLFSSKQGAGELPSVSDVLEIEKKLLDGVRQGDLNQVMFLFDSFVTKLTGNKALKAAVVKKSFDEFFILLSRMMHDLGIHFEGSLTIGEVEDCNLILEKGKANLLAVVKHVQLWRNNHAKGMLHKAKEYIENHYAESITLEHVAEYVELSPFYLSKLFKDRFGMTFIDYVTEIRIKQAKLQMVDAAKSLKEICYSVGYKDPNYFSRVFKKQTGLSPTEFRKETVC
- a CDS encoding histidine kinase; the encoded protein is MLFRIRSKLLLYFIVLVVLLSSVGVLFYQSSENLINEYDDSFERFLMLNDISQRTTVITENLKGYLLDKESTYLKDYNLEKSKLLNDQWLFNKEMKSNDMAVINYQNMINSFLEECDATIEAFHKDNINDYSNHLNEAIKIAGFLQESTLALLNNKLTDYQNFYDQMERQNHYYKLLSFSLFSSAFFLSTLIALWISGGITKPITLLSEAARQISKGNLSGEDIKITTKDELKPLTETFNQMRSNLRQLVKEIKQKSELDKLLKEMELRSLQNQINPHFLFNTLNTVSKMAYLEDAEHTSKLIESVAVLLRYNLGGDLNKAATLRDEVSIVKEYFFIQQTRFGDRIQFITEIEEDCLDIEIPSLTLQPLIENAFIHGVESYEENAEIRLHIYKSNDRINVAIVDNGDGMDEITQNRLLNYVSGIEMEEVYEHNKSKGHSTGIGVKNVIRRLQLFYNQKDIIEIHSELGKGTKFTLTIPNVAKGGEEFVESSNCG
- a CDS encoding aldose epimerase family protein translates to MKIIDKVFGSYHDESVMEYTLVNDSGMSVSCLNYGCIITKVMVPDRNGNVENVVLGFENVEDYIDLAPYFGSVVGRVAGRISNSQFELDGEVYRVTPNEDPNHLHGGKKGFNSVIWKTESIETENAIGLKFFYRSLDGEEGYPGNLDTTIVYLLNNQNELSISYEAVTDQKTIVNLTNHSYFNLSGNLKRDCSEHILQLESNCFLELGSDLIPTGRMIESSNTPFDFKHGRLLKTGMKSSYPQNVLAGNGYDHPLLFTKKGENTVVLSEKESGRTLLVTTDQPCVVLYTANQLEGPFSIAGVRARNYLGVCLETQGLPDAINQPDFPTIVLNPEEVYHATTKYRFFSNTIGV
- a CDS encoding LacI family DNA-binding transcriptional regulator, which codes for MATIKDIAELAGVSIATVSRVLNYDSSLSVGDETKKRIFEVAEQLSYKKKPARKLETGKIALLQWYTEKEELEDLYYMSIRLGVENQSRQMGFSVAKYFQDNYADLKQDEIQGLIAIGKFSNKQIKDMVSITNNIVFVDISPDEEKFDSIVIDFEKATKKVIDHYLKHDHEKIGYIGGREVFRDKTSTIEDLREVTFKSYLAEKGIMNEAFMYVGSFSVDDGHSLMKKAIHEHGENLPTAFFAANDSLAVGALRALLEEGIPVPGRVNIIGVNDISISKYVFPSLSTVKVFTELMGETAVNTLVERFEGRKIAKKITISTQLIIRDSSS